A stretch of Aeromicrobium tamlense DNA encodes these proteins:
- the ileS gene encoding isoleucine--tRNA ligase: protein MSQDAPNAPAAQAASGPSATPAESLRYRPVPAHVDLPAMEREILDLWAEQGTFAASLSTRADAPRWTFYEGPPTANGVPGTHHVEARVFKDVFPRFKTMQGFHVERKAGWDCHGLPVEIAVEKELGFNGKPDIEAFGIAEFNAKCRESVLRNVDQFETMTERMAYWTDMSDPYRTMDASYVESVWWALSQIHGKGLLVEDYRVAPYCPRCGTTLSDHELAQGYETVVDPSVYVRFPLTSGPWEGTDLLVWTTTPWTLVSNTAVAVHPEVTYVVATNGTDRVVVAEPLVASALGEGWETVETVTGRDMERWTYRRPFDLVEIPDAHFVVLGDYVTTDDGTGLVHQSPAFGADDMAVCKAYGLPVVNPIAPDGHFEADVPLVGGAFFKEADPTLVADLESRGLLFRALDYEHSYPHCWRCHTPLMYFALPAWYIRTTARKDELLAQNEKTNWYPETIKHGRYGDWLQNNIDWSLSRNRFWGTPLPIWRNDADPSKVVCVESLAHLSELTGTDQSDLDPHRPYIDDVTFTVDGEPGTYRRVPEVIDAWFDSGSMPFAQWGYPHVEGSKERFERAYPAQYISEAIDQTRGWFYSLMAVGTLVFDESSYENVVCLGHILAEDGRKMSKHLGNILLPMPLMDEHGADALRWFMACAGSPWSARRIGPTALTEIVRKVLLTYWNTVAFHVLYARAADWSPATDAPPVAERGVLDQWLLSQTQDLVTDVTSALEDFDTQRAGAVLATFVDDLSNWYVRRSRKRFWRGDAAALATLHEVLDVLTRLMAPLVPFVTERVWQDLVVPVDPDAAPSVHLASWPETDASLRVEGLAARVGLARRVTELGRAARAEAKVRTRQPLRRALIGSAHFESLGEDLRAQVCEELNIVELGSLADAGADLVEFSAKANFRQLGKRYGKQTPMVAQAIAATDAGELARALESGEATVTAGGESWQVEADDVIITERPREGWSVVNEQGETVALDLAIDDELRRAGLAREAVRVIQEARKAAGLEITDRITLTWAAEGETAEALREHGDSIAEEVLAVAFAPGEADDVHDEDLGLAVSLARA from the coding sequence GTGAGTCAGGACGCCCCGAACGCCCCCGCAGCACAGGCTGCATCCGGTCCCTCCGCCACCCCCGCTGAGTCGCTGCGATACCGGCCCGTGCCGGCCCACGTCGACCTGCCGGCGATGGAGCGCGAGATCCTCGACCTGTGGGCCGAGCAGGGCACCTTCGCCGCCAGCCTGAGCACCCGCGCCGACGCGCCGCGCTGGACCTTCTACGAGGGCCCGCCCACCGCGAACGGCGTCCCCGGCACCCACCACGTGGAGGCCCGCGTCTTCAAGGACGTCTTCCCGCGCTTCAAGACCATGCAGGGCTTCCACGTCGAGCGCAAGGCCGGCTGGGACTGCCACGGCCTGCCCGTGGAGATCGCCGTCGAGAAGGAGCTCGGCTTCAACGGCAAGCCCGACATCGAGGCCTTCGGCATCGCGGAGTTCAACGCGAAGTGCCGCGAGTCCGTCCTGCGCAACGTCGACCAGTTCGAGACCATGACCGAGCGCATGGCGTACTGGACCGACATGTCCGACCCCTACCGCACGATGGACGCCTCGTATGTCGAGAGCGTGTGGTGGGCGCTGTCGCAGATCCACGGCAAGGGCCTGCTGGTCGAGGACTACCGCGTCGCGCCGTACTGCCCGCGCTGCGGCACCACGCTGTCCGACCACGAGCTCGCGCAGGGCTACGAGACCGTCGTCGATCCCTCGGTCTACGTGCGCTTCCCGCTGACGTCGGGCCCGTGGGAGGGCACCGACCTGCTGGTCTGGACCACCACGCCGTGGACCCTCGTGTCGAACACGGCCGTCGCCGTGCACCCCGAGGTCACCTACGTCGTGGCCACGAACGGCACCGACCGCGTCGTCGTGGCCGAGCCGCTCGTCGCCTCCGCCCTCGGCGAGGGCTGGGAGACCGTCGAGACCGTCACCGGTCGTGACATGGAGCGCTGGACGTACCGTCGCCCCTTCGACCTCGTCGAGATCCCCGACGCGCACTTCGTCGTCCTGGGCGACTACGTCACCACCGACGACGGCACCGGCCTGGTGCACCAGTCCCCCGCGTTCGGCGCGGACGACATGGCGGTCTGCAAGGCGTACGGCCTGCCCGTGGTCAACCCGATCGCGCCCGACGGCCACTTCGAGGCCGACGTCCCGCTCGTCGGCGGCGCCTTCTTCAAGGAGGCCGACCCCACGCTGGTGGCCGACCTCGAGTCGCGCGGCCTGCTGTTCCGCGCGCTGGACTACGAGCACAGCTACCCGCACTGCTGGCGCTGCCACACGCCGCTCATGTACTTCGCGCTGCCCGCCTGGTACATCCGCACCACGGCGCGCAAGGACGAGCTGCTCGCGCAGAACGAGAAGACCAACTGGTACCCCGAGACCATCAAGCACGGCCGCTACGGCGACTGGCTGCAGAACAACATCGACTGGTCGCTCTCGCGCAACCGTTTCTGGGGCACGCCCCTGCCGATCTGGCGCAACGACGCCGATCCGAGCAAGGTCGTCTGCGTCGAGTCGCTGGCCCACCTGTCCGAGCTGACCGGCACCGACCAGTCCGACCTCGATCCCCACCGCCCGTACATCGACGACGTCACCTTCACGGTCGACGGCGAGCCCGGCACGTACCGTCGCGTGCCCGAGGTCATCGACGCGTGGTTCGACTCCGGCTCGATGCCGTTCGCGCAGTGGGGCTACCCGCACGTGGAGGGCTCGAAGGAGAGGTTCGAGCGCGCCTACCCCGCGCAGTACATCTCCGAGGCCATCGACCAGACCCGTGGCTGGTTCTACTCCCTCATGGCCGTCGGCACGCTCGTGTTCGACGAGTCCAGCTACGAGAACGTCGTGTGCCTGGGCCACATCCTGGCCGAGGACGGCCGCAAGATGAGCAAGCACCTGGGCAACATCCTGCTGCCCATGCCGCTCATGGACGAGCACGGCGCCGACGCGCTGCGCTGGTTCATGGCGTGCGCGGGCTCGCCGTGGTCGGCGCGCCGCATCGGCCCCACCGCGCTCACCGAGATCGTGCGCAAGGTGCTGCTGACGTACTGGAACACCGTGGCGTTCCACGTCCTGTACGCCCGCGCCGCCGACTGGAGCCCGGCCACCGACGCTCCCCCGGTGGCCGAGCGCGGCGTCCTCGACCAGTGGCTGCTGTCGCAGACGCAGGACCTGGTCACCGACGTCACGTCGGCCCTGGAGGACTTCGACACCCAGCGCGCCGGCGCGGTCCTGGCGACCTTCGTCGACGACCTGTCCAACTGGTACGTGCGTCGCTCGCGCAAGCGCTTCTGGCGCGGCGACGCGGCCGCCCTGGCCACCCTGCACGAGGTGCTCGACGTGCTGACACGCCTCATGGCGCCGCTCGTCCCGTTCGTCACCGAGCGGGTCTGGCAGGACCTCGTGGTCCCCGTCGACCCCGACGCCGCGCCGTCGGTGCACCTCGCGTCGTGGCCCGAGACCGACGCGTCGCTGCGCGTCGAGGGCCTGGCCGCACGCGTGGGCCTGGCCCGACGCGTCACCGAGCTCGGTCGCGCCGCCCGCGCCGAGGCCAAGGTCCGCACGCGCCAGCCCCTGCGCCGTGCGCTCATCGGCTCGGCCCACTTCGAGTCGCTCGGCGAGGACCTGCGCGCGCAGGTGTGCGAGGAGCTCAACATCGTCGAGCTCGGCTCGCTGGCCGACGCCGGCGCCGACCTCGTGGAGTTCTCGGCCAAGGCCAACTTCCGCCAGCTGGGCAAGCGCTACGGCAAGCAGACCCCGATGGTCGCGCAGGCCATCGCCGCGACCGACGCCGGCGAGCTCGCCCGCGCGCTCGAGTCCGGCGAGGCCACCGTCACGGCTGGCGGCGAGTCGTGGCAGGTCGAGGCCGACGACGTCATCATCACCGAGCGTCCGCGCGAGGGCTGGTCGGTCGTCAACGAGCAGGGTGAGACCGTCGCGCTCGACCTGGCCATCGACGACGAGCTGCGCCGCGCGGGCCTGGCCCGTGAGGCCGTGCGCGTGATCCAGGAGGCGCGCAAGGCCGCCGGGCTGGAGATCACCGACCGCATCACGCTCACGTGGGCCGCCGAGGGCGAGACCGCCGAGGCGCTGCGCGAGCACGGCGACAGCATCGCCGAGGAGGTCCTGGCGGTCGCGTTCGCGCCCGGCGAGGCCGACGACGTGCACGACGAGGATCTCGGCCTCGCAGTGAGCCTGGCTCGCGCCTGA
- a CDS encoding DivIVA domain-containing protein, with translation MALTPQDIRDKQFTAVRLRDGYDMGEVEQFLDEVEVEFERLVNENSELKAKVAELEAALEEASKAQPAPAAAKPEPVKEPEPVKEPEPTPAPAAPAPAAPQELRVTSTAEASTAAARLLEIASANADQLMDAAKEEADTIIGEARVEAEQLSAEARRNADTLQYESRKRAEQLDVETEQRRKEVISSLERERQELQGEIDHLRAYEREYRARLKAYFQDQLAQLEGSSPVAPQQGSALDSKD, from the coding sequence ATGGCGCTCACGCCCCAGGACATTCGCGACAAGCAGTTCACTGCCGTGCGCTTGCGCGACGGCTACGACATGGGTGAGGTCGAGCAGTTCCTCGATGAGGTCGAGGTCGAGTTCGAACGCCTCGTCAACGAGAACTCCGAGCTGAAGGCCAAGGTCGCCGAGCTCGAGGCCGCGCTCGAGGAGGCCTCCAAGGCCCAGCCCGCTCCCGCCGCCGCCAAGCCCGAGCCCGTCAAGGAGCCCGAGCCGGTCAAGGAGCCCGAGCCCACCCCGGCCCCCGCCGCTCCGGCCCCCGCCGCTCCGCAGGAGCTGCGCGTCACCTCCACCGCCGAGGCCTCCACGGCCGCCGCGCGCCTCCTCGAGATCGCGTCGGCCAACGCCGACCAGCTCATGGACGCCGCGAAGGAGGAGGCCGACACGATCATCGGTGAGGCCCGCGTCGAGGCCGAGCAGCTCTCGGCCGAGGCCCGTCGCAACGCCGACACGCTGCAGTACGAGTCGCGCAAGCGCGCCGAGCAGCTCGACGTCGAGACCGAGCAGCGCCGCAAGGAGGTCATCTCCAGCCTCGAGCGTGAGCGTCAGGAGCTCCAGGGCGAGATCGACCACCTGCGTGCCTACGAGCGCGAGTACCGCGCCCGCCTCAAGGCCTACTTCCAGGACCAGCTCGCGCAGCTCGAGGGCAGCTCGCCCGTCGCGCCGCAGCAGGGCTCCGCGCTGGACAGCAAGGACTGA
- the ftsZ gene encoding cell division protein FtsZ yields MAVQNYLAVIKVVGIGGGGVNAVNRMIEAGLKGVEFIAINTDAQALLMTDADVKLDVGRDSTRGLGAGADPEIGKKAAEDHAEEIEAALKGADMVFVTAGEGGGTGTGGAPVVARIARSLGALTIGVVTRPFKFEGRNRAAQADVGVQRLREEVDTLIVIPNDRLLSISDQNISLLDAFRQADQVLYQGVSGISELITTPGLINVDFADVKSIMSDAGSALMGIGSARGEHRAATAAELAVSSPLLEASIEGARGVLLSIAGGSDLGLFEINEAAELVQEAVHDDAKIIFGTVIDDSLGDEVRITVIAAGFDGGEPKQRDAAQPALRGRDQQAPAKESAPAAPSKPAERTEASEQRVVSEPVPVSQPAGQEFGDGLDIPDFLR; encoded by the coding sequence ATGGCGGTCCAGAACTACCTTGCGGTGATCAAGGTCGTCGGCATCGGCGGCGGTGGTGTCAACGCCGTCAACCGCATGATCGAGGCCGGGCTCAAGGGTGTGGAGTTCATCGCGATCAACACCGACGCCCAGGCGCTGCTGATGACCGATGCCGACGTGAAGCTCGACGTGGGGCGCGACTCCACGCGAGGCCTCGGCGCCGGCGCCGATCCCGAGATCGGCAAGAAGGCCGCCGAGGACCACGCCGAGGAGATCGAGGCGGCCCTCAAGGGCGCCGACATGGTCTTCGTCACGGCGGGCGAGGGCGGTGGCACGGGCACCGGCGGCGCTCCGGTGGTGGCGCGCATCGCGCGCTCGCTCGGCGCCCTCACCATCGGGGTCGTCACGCGACCCTTCAAGTTCGAAGGCCGCAACCGCGCGGCCCAGGCGGACGTGGGCGTGCAGCGACTCCGCGAGGAGGTCGACACCCTCATCGTCATCCCGAACGACCGACTGCTCTCGATCAGCGACCAGAACATCAGTCTGCTGGACGCGTTCCGCCAGGCCGACCAGGTGCTCTACCAGGGCGTCTCGGGCATCTCCGAGCTCATCACCACGCCCGGCCTGATCAACGTCGACTTCGCGGACGTGAAGTCGATCATGAGCGACGCCGGCTCGGCCCTCATGGGCATCGGCTCGGCGCGCGGCGAGCACCGTGCTGCCACGGCCGCCGAGCTGGCCGTCTCCAGCCCGCTGCTCGAGGCCTCCATCGAGGGCGCCCGCGGCGTGCTGCTGTCCATCGCGGGTGGCTCCGACCTCGGCCTGTTCGAGATCAACGAGGCCGCCGAGCTCGTCCAGGAGGCCGTCCACGACGACGCCAAGATCATCTTCGGCACGGTCATCGACGACTCGCTCGGCGACGAGGTGCGCATCACGGTCATCGCCGCCGGCTTCGACGGCGGCGAGCCGAAGCAGCGCGACGCCGCCCAGCCCGCGCTGCGGGGTCGCGACCAGCAGGCGCCCGCGAAGGAGTCGGCCCCGGCCGCCCCGAGCAAGCCCGCCGAGCGCACCGAGGCCTCCGAGCAGCGTGTCGTGTCCGAGCCCGTCCCGGTGTCCCAGCCCGCGGGCCAGGAGTTCGGCGACGGCCTCGACATCCCGGACTTCCTGCGCTGA
- a CDS encoding cell division protein SepF yields MAGAMRRMGEYLGLVEQAEYDEALEYEPEAPARTAAPVRQAAPQSVAPRTVTALDDRRQPGLSVADLARIETVTPRTYNDARTIGESFRSGVPVIMNLSDIGDDDAKRLVDFAAGLVFAVHGTINRITAKVFLLSPEGVQVSDEDRATLAAGGFYNQS; encoded by the coding sequence ATGGCTGGCGCAATGCGGAGGATGGGCGAGTACCTCGGACTCGTCGAGCAGGCCGAGTACGACGAGGCGCTGGAGTACGAGCCGGAGGCCCCGGCACGCACCGCCGCGCCGGTGCGTCAGGCTGCCCCCCAGTCGGTCGCGCCGCGCACCGTGACGGCCCTCGACGACCGCCGTCAGCCCGGCCTGTCCGTGGCCGACCTGGCGCGCATCGAGACCGTCACACCCCGCACGTACAACGATGCCCGCACCATCGGCGAGTCGTTCCGCTCGGGCGTGCCGGTGATCATGAACCTCTCCGACATCGGCGACGACGACGCGAAGCGTCTCGTCGACTTCGCCGCCGGACTGGTCTTCGCCGTCCACGGCACGATCAACCGGATCACGGCGAAGGTCTTCCTGCTGTCGCCCGAGGGAGTGCAGGTGTCCGACGAGGACCGCGCCACCCTCGCCGCCGGCGGCTTCTACAACCAGAGCTGA
- a CDS encoding RluA family pseudouridine synthase gives MTDDATQVRSVYIPEGLAGERVDVALARLFGVSRTRAGDLVAEGLVLLDGSQPIKSERVEPGALIEATIPAPRRAVVVPTEVEGMSIVHEDDDIVVVDKPIGVAAHPGVGWDGPTVSGHLAGVGVRISTSGAAERQGIVQRLDVGTSGLMVVAKSERAYTVLKQAFRDRTVDKTYHSLVQGHPDPHTGTIDAPIARHPKHDFKFTVRADGRASVTHYDTLEAHRFASLLEIKLETGRTHQIRVHMAAIKHPCVGDPLYGADPVLAKRVGLERQWLHAVRLGFTHPASGEWVEYESPYPDDLQRALDVVRELD, from the coding sequence GTGACCGACGACGCCACGCAGGTGCGCAGCGTCTACATCCCCGAGGGCCTGGCCGGCGAGCGCGTCGACGTCGCCCTGGCCCGGCTCTTCGGCGTCTCGCGCACGCGCGCCGGCGACCTCGTCGCCGAGGGGCTCGTGCTGCTCGACGGCAGCCAGCCGATCAAGTCCGAGCGCGTCGAGCCCGGCGCGCTGATCGAGGCCACCATCCCCGCACCCCGGCGCGCCGTGGTGGTCCCCACCGAGGTCGAGGGCATGTCGATCGTGCACGAGGACGACGACATCGTCGTGGTCGACAAGCCGATCGGCGTTGCGGCGCATCCCGGCGTGGGCTGGGACGGGCCCACCGTCTCGGGTCACCTGGCCGGCGTGGGCGTGCGGATCTCCACCAGCGGCGCGGCCGAGCGCCAGGGCATCGTGCAGCGCCTCGACGTCGGCACCAGCGGCCTCATGGTCGTGGCCAAGTCCGAGCGCGCCTACACCGTGCTGAAGCAGGCGTTCCGCGACCGCACGGTCGACAAGACCTACCACTCGCTCGTGCAGGGCCACCCCGACCCGCACACCGGCACGATCGACGCGCCGATCGCCCGGCACCCCAAGCACGACTTCAAGTTCACGGTCCGCGCCGACGGCCGCGCCTCGGTCACGCACTACGACACGCTCGAGGCGCACCGCTTCGCGTCGCTGCTGGAGATCAAGCTCGAGACCGGTCGCACCCACCAGATCCGCGTGCACATGGCCGCCATCAAGCACCCGTGCGTGGGCGACCCGTTGTACGGCGCCGACCCGGTGCTGGCCAAGCGCGTCGGCCTCGAGCGCCAGTGGCTCCACGCGGTGCGGCTCGGCTTCACCCACCCGGCGTCGGGGGAGTGGGTCGAGTACGAGAGCCCCTACCCCGACGACCTCCAGCGCGCGCTCGACGTCGTCCGCGAGCTGGACTGA
- a CDS encoding YggS family pyridoxal phosphate-dependent enzyme, whose protein sequence is MSRRDALAQNLAAVRERIARACEQAGRDPGEVTLVVVTKTHPASDVELLADLGVTDVGENRHPEAADKQAEVAASGASLRWHFVGGLQTNKAGAVARYADVVHSVDRAKLARSLDRGAEAAGRTLRVLVQVDFDTTDPGRAGVPPADVQALADVIVGECPHLELGGVMTVAPLGQDPEPSFAHLREISADLVRTVPSATTISAGMSEDFEVAIRHGATHVRVGRSVLGQRPVLQ, encoded by the coding sequence ATGTCGCGCCGTGACGCGCTCGCGCAGAACCTCGCGGCCGTCCGCGAGCGGATCGCCCGCGCCTGCGAGCAGGCCGGCCGCGATCCCGGCGAGGTCACCCTCGTCGTCGTCACCAAGACCCACCCGGCGAGCGACGTCGAGCTGCTCGCCGACCTCGGCGTCACCGACGTCGGCGAGAACCGCCACCCCGAGGCCGCCGACAAGCAGGCCGAGGTCGCGGCGAGCGGGGCCTCGCTGCGCTGGCACTTCGTCGGAGGGCTCCAGACCAACAAGGCCGGCGCCGTCGCCCGCTACGCCGACGTCGTCCACAGCGTCGATCGCGCGAAGCTCGCCCGGTCGCTCGACCGCGGGGCCGAGGCGGCCGGGCGCACGCTGCGCGTCCTCGTCCAGGTCGACTTCGACACCACCGACCCCGGCCGCGCGGGCGTCCCGCCGGCCGACGTGCAGGCGCTCGCCGACGTGATCGTGGGGGAGTGCCCGCACCTCGAGCTCGGGGGCGTCATGACCGTCGCGCCGCTCGGGCAGGACCCCGAGCCGAGCTTCGCGCACCTGCGCGAGATCAGCGCCGACCTGGTGCGCACCGTGCCGTCCGCGACCACGATCTCGGCCGGCATGAGCGAGGACTTCGAGGTCGCGATCCGGCACGGCGCGACACACGTGCGCGTGGGTCGTTCGGTGCTGGGGCAGCGCCCTGTACTGCAGTAG
- a CDS encoding polyphenol oxidase family protein: MPDSTPGSSAPFWFRSDLGVAAFGFTDARTDLGRGPIDGSPAEGPGVVAAALGGRPALMRQVHGADVAVADPDAQPEADALVLDRPGVVAIVRVADCVPIVVASPDRPLAAVVHAGRVGMASGVVPAAVAALRERGADRLEAWVGPRACGSCYEVPQAMADEVAAAEPAARATTRQGTPGLDIGAGVLAQLERDGVVAHDLGGCTIEDEQFWSHRRQGEAAGRFGAAVVLREGSADVAP, translated from the coding sequence GTGCCCGACAGCACGCCCGGCTCCTCCGCGCCGTTCTGGTTCCGGTCCGACCTCGGGGTCGCGGCGTTCGGCTTCACCGACGCGCGCACCGACCTGGGTCGGGGCCCGATCGACGGATCACCCGCGGAGGGCCCGGGCGTCGTGGCCGCGGCGCTCGGGGGCCGGCCGGCCCTGATGCGCCAGGTCCACGGTGCCGACGTGGCCGTCGCCGACCCTGACGCCCAGCCCGAGGCCGACGCGCTCGTGCTCGACCGGCCGGGCGTCGTCGCGATCGTCCGGGTCGCCGACTGCGTCCCGATCGTCGTCGCGTCGCCCGACCGGCCACTGGCGGCCGTCGTGCACGCGGGTCGCGTGGGCATGGCGTCCGGCGTGGTCCCCGCGGCCGTGGCCGCCCTGCGCGAGCGCGGCGCCGACCGGCTCGAGGCGTGGGTCGGACCCCGGGCCTGTGGCTCCTGCTACGAGGTGCCGCAGGCGATGGCCGACGAGGTCGCCGCGGCCGAGCCCGCCGCCCGGGCCACCACCCGGCAGGGTACGCCCGGCCTCGACATCGGCGCCGGCGTGCTGGCCCAGCTCGAGCGCGACGGCGTGGTCGCCCACGACCTCGGTGGCTGCACGATCGAGGACGAGCAGTTCTGGTCGCACCGGCGTCAGGGTGAGGCCGCAGGACGCTTCGGCGCCGCGGTCGTCCTGCGCGAGGGGAGTGCCGATGTCGCGCCGTGA
- the lspA gene encoding signal peptidase II, whose protein sequence is MTPSSDPSTEPIGRRRVGLFAFVAIAVVALDQLTKWWAVARLDGRDAIPLLGDLLSLRFVLNPGAALGTAAGYTIVLSLVAIAVTVTLIVIAPRLRDPWWAVGLGLFLGGAVGNLIDRLFREPSFLRGHVVDFIDYAGFFVGNVADIALTVAAVVIIWRSWRGHRFDGTREES, encoded by the coding sequence GTGACCCCGTCCTCGGACCCGTCGACCGAGCCGATCGGCCGTCGCCGGGTCGGCCTGTTCGCGTTCGTCGCGATCGCGGTCGTGGCGCTCGACCAGCTCACCAAGTGGTGGGCGGTCGCGCGGCTCGACGGCCGTGACGCCATCCCGCTGCTGGGCGACCTGCTGAGCCTGCGCTTCGTGCTCAATCCCGGCGCCGCGCTCGGCACCGCCGCGGGCTACACGATCGTGCTGAGCCTCGTCGCGATCGCCGTCACGGTCACCCTCATCGTCATCGCGCCCCGGCTGCGCGACCCGTGGTGGGCCGTGGGGCTCGGGCTGTTCCTCGGGGGCGCCGTGGGAAACTTGATCGACCGGCTCTTCCGTGAGCCGTCGTTCCTGCGGGGCCACGTCGTGGACTTCATCGACTACGCCGGCTTCTTCGTGGGGAACGTGGCCGATATCGCCCTGACGGTGGCGGCCGTGGTCATCATCTGGCGGTCGTGGCGAGGACATCGCTTCGACGGCACCCGGGAGGAATCGTGA
- a CDS encoding pyridoxal phosphate-dependent aminotransferase translates to MSPVVRQSEKLRDVLYDIRGPVSARAAQLEAEGHRILKLNIGNPQPFGFDAPSEILQDVIAGLPTAQGYSDSRGIQSARRAVVHHYQLQEGFPALDIDDVWLGNGVSELIQIALQALLDNGDEVLIPTPDYPLWTAVTNLAGGRPVHYRCDEDNDWNPDLADLEAKITDRTKVIVVINPNNPTGAVYSRETLTAIADLARKHDLILMADEIYDKILYDDAVHIPLASIAPDVLTLTFNGLSKAYRVCGYRAGWLVVTGPLERAQDYLEGLTLLASMRLCPNVPAQNAIQVALGGYQSIKELILPGGRLLEQRDTAVNELRKIPGVSVVAPRGALYAFPRLDPEVYPIKDDQQFVLDLLMSEKILLTQGTGFNWPDPDHLRIVTLPWSRDLAEAIQRMGHFLSTYRQD, encoded by the coding sequence ATGAGTCCTGTCGTGCGCCAGTCGGAGAAGTTGAGGGATGTCCTGTACGACATCCGCGGCCCCGTCAGCGCGCGAGCTGCCCAGCTGGAGGCCGAGGGTCATCGGATCCTCAAGCTCAACATCGGCAACCCGCAGCCGTTCGGGTTCGACGCGCCCTCGGAGATCCTCCAGGACGTCATCGCCGGCCTGCCCACGGCGCAGGGCTACTCCGACTCGCGCGGCATCCAGTCCGCGCGGCGTGCGGTGGTGCACCACTACCAGCTGCAGGAGGGCTTCCCGGCCCTCGACATCGACGACGTCTGGCTCGGCAACGGCGTCAGCGAGCTGATCCAGATCGCCCTGCAGGCGCTGCTCGACAACGGCGACGAGGTGCTGATCCCCACGCCGGACTACCCGCTGTGGACCGCGGTGACGAACCTCGCCGGTGGGCGCCCCGTGCACTACCGGTGCGACGAGGACAACGACTGGAACCCCGACCTGGCCGACCTCGAGGCGAAGATCACCGATCGCACCAAGGTCATCGTCGTCATCAACCCGAACAACCCCACGGGCGCCGTCTACAGCCGCGAGACCCTCACGGCGATCGCCGATCTCGCGCGCAAGCACGACCTGATCCTCATGGCGGACGAGATCTACGACAAGATCCTCTACGACGACGCCGTCCACATCCCCTTGGCCAGCATCGCGCCCGACGTCCTGACGCTGACGTTCAACGGCCTCTCCAAGGCGTACCGCGTGTGCGGCTACCGTGCGGGCTGGCTCGTCGTCACCGGTCCGCTCGAGCGCGCCCAGGACTATCTCGAGGGCCTCACCCTGCTGGCGTCGATGCGGCTGTGCCCCAACGTGCCGGCACAGAACGCGATCCAGGTGGCGCTCGGCGGCTACCAGTCGATCAAGGAGCTGATCCTGCCCGGCGGCCGCCTGCTGGAGCAACGCGACACCGCGGTCAACGAGCTGCGCAAGATCCCCGGCGTCAGCGTCGTCGCGCCGCGCGGCGCCCTGTACGCGTTCCCGCGCCTCGACCCCGAGGTCTACCCGATCAAGGACGACCAGCAGTTCGTGCTGGACCTGCTGATGTCGGAGAAGATCCTGCTGACCCAGGGCACGGGCTTCAACTGGCCCGATCCCGACCACCTGCGCATCGTCACCCTGCCGTGGTCGCGCGACCTGGCGGAGGCGATCCAGCGCATGGGCCATTTCCTCAGCACCTACCGCCAGGACTGA
- a CDS encoding TraR/DksA family transcriptional regulator, whose product MPKTTLAVRADEEPWTPAEAKAVREELVEDLARLRTELDHSARDLQDILAGGVDGAGNDQADVGSNSLERDAELSLAANQRELLLQTEKALARLDDGTYGVCEQCGEPIGKLRLMAFPRATLCMDCKRREERR is encoded by the coding sequence ATGCCCAAGACCACGTTGGCCGTCCGCGCGGACGAAGAGCCCTGGACCCCTGCGGAGGCCAAGGCCGTGCGCGAGGAGCTCGTCGAGGACCTCGCCCGCCTGAGGACCGAGCTCGACCACTCCGCCCGTGATCTGCAGGACATCCTGGCGGGCGGTGTCGACGGCGCGGGCAACGACCAGGCCGACGTCGGCTCGAACAGCCTCGAGCGCGACGCCGAGCTCTCGCTCGCCGCGAACCAGCGCGAGCTGCTGCTGCAGACCGAGAAGGCGCTGGCTCGTCTCGACGACGGCACCTACGGCGTCTGTGAGCAGTGCGGCGAGCCGATCGGCAAGCTGCGCCTCATGGCGTTCCCCCGCGCGACGCTGTGCATGGACTGCAAGCGTCGCGAGGAGCGTCGCTGA
- a CDS encoding YggT family protein: MSPIGTILYNLIYLAIIFVIARFVVDWVQLLARQWQPRGFIAVLCEFIFTVTDPPLRALRKVIPPIRLGGVMLDVSAMVLLLLLFIAQSLVVVIF; this comes from the coding sequence GTGTCACCGATCGGGACCATTCTCTACAACCTCATCTACCTGGCGATCATCTTCGTGATCGCCAGGTTCGTCGTGGACTGGGTGCAGCTGCTTGCCCGCCAGTGGCAGCCCCGCGGCTTCATCGCGGTGCTGTGCGAGTTCATCTTCACCGTCACCGACCCGCCGCTGCGCGCCCTGCGCAAGGTCATCCCTCCGATCCGTCTGGGTGGCGTCATGCTCGACGTCTCGGCGATGGTCCTGTTGCTCCTGTTGTTCATCGCGCAGTCCCTGGTGGTCGTCATCTTTTAG